The following DNA comes from Massilia sp. KIM.
TCCATGCAGTGGCAGATGCCGACCCGGTAGGGCGGGCCGGATGCGGTGAGGCGCAACTGGCCGCACAGGCAGCCGCCGCTTAGCTTCGTCATACGCTTCTCCTTGCGCGATGCCAAAGGCGAAAAAAATCCTGGCGCCCCTGTCGAATCTTCGCGCTGTGTTTCGTCGTAGGATACACGGCGGCCGCGAGCCCCGTGACTCGCCAGAGACTCACCAGAGACTGACCAAGACAAGGAGATTGCCATGCGTTTCATGATTTTGCTGAAAGCCGACCAACACAGCGAAGCGGGCGAGATGCCCAGTGCGGAGTTGATGGCCGAGATGGGCCGTTTCAACGAGGAACTGATCAAGGCTGGCCTGATGCAGGCCGGCGAGGGCCTGCATCCGTCCTCGCGCGGCGCCAAGGTGTTTTTCTCGAAGGATGGCGGGGTGAGGGTGGAGGAGGGCCCGTTTCCGCTCGATGGCCTGCTGGCCGGCTTCTGGATCTGGCGCGTGAACTCGCGCGAGGAGGCCATCGAATGGGTCAAGAAGGTGCCGATGCCGATGCTGAGCGGCGAAGCCGAGATCGAGATCCGCCAGGTGTTCGACATGGAAGACTTCGGCGAGGCCATGACCCCCGAGCTGCGCGAACAGGAAGCGCGCCAGCGCGCCCAGCTCGGGACCTGAGGGTCAGGAGCGCTCGCGCTCGACGCGGTTCACGCCGGCGACCCGGCGCAGGTTGCGGATCAGCTGCGCCAGGTGGACCCGGTCCTTGACCTGGATCGTGAAGCGCAGCTGGGTCATGCTGTGTTCGTCGTCCTCGTCCATGCCCACATAGGTGATGTTGGCGTCTGACTCGCCGATCTCGGCGGCGACCCGGGCGAGGATGCCCTTCTCGTTGTTGATCAGGAGGCGGATGCGGCAGTCGAAGCGGCGGTTCAGTTCCTCGCCCCACTGCACCGCGATCCAGCGGTCCGGCTCCTTGGCGCGCACCCGCTTGGCCGGCAGGCAGTCGCAGGTGTGGACCACCAGGCCCTGGTCGCGCCGCAGCTGGCCGGTGATCTGGTCGCCCGGGATCGGCAGGCAGCAGGGCGCGAGCTGCACCGCCACGCCTTCGCTGCCGTAGATGGTGACCGGCGCGATGTCGCTGGCCGGCACCGGCTGGGCCGAGGGCTGGTGCTCGGGGTCGCCTTCCATCAGGCCGAAGATGTGGCGCGCCACCAGGGCCGGCATGCGCTTGCCGATGCCGATGTCGGCATACAGTTCGTCCATCGACTTGGCCGAGGATTCGGCCAGCAGCTTCTCGATGGTGGCGGCCGGCAGCTCGGGGCGGATGTTGCGC
Coding sequences within:
- a CDS encoding YciI family protein, producing MRFMILLKADQHSEAGEMPSAELMAEMGRFNEELIKAGLMQAGEGLHPSSRGAKVFFSKDGGVRVEEGPFPLDGLLAGFWIWRVNSREEAIEWVKKVPMPMLSGEAEIEIRQVFDMEDFGEAMTPELREQEARQRAQLGT